In Roseimicrobium gellanilyticum, the following are encoded in one genomic region:
- a CDS encoding dipeptidase — protein MKSTPPPVSSSHIPSSRSLSRRSLLQRLPLVALAGGLHIHVRGEDARKIWMTGNPVIDKAREVALNILKPTQAQIEHAWELHFQSLVFESYGFAPRFAIDGERISQAMASGASRDELADLRESMSMNRGATSERERKEFFDTFHAAGVAVVFQNAGEEGSDPLRLIKRLAHFTHATDMMKPQLTKVVTVEDALAVKKAGHVGLCFTGNGVPLRQEWESTKDELRFIPVFHELGIRMMHLTYNRRNPIGDGAGEPHDGGLSDFGHAAVAEMNRTGVIVDVAHSGWKTAGDAARASSKPMVASHTSCADVYRHFRGKPDAVIKAICDTDGLVGMCCIPRFLGGSGDINALLDHLDHMIKKFGAQYTAIGVDTAYVSRFDKEERLKIKKRPDGSSPLGGAGDRWEHLWPKDDFQTTLEMDQSIAWTNWPIFTLGMVMRGHSDEAIRKVLGENVMRVLKANAVAAA, from the coding sequence GTGAAGAGCACTCCACCTCCCGTCTCGTCATCCCATATTCCTTCATCCCGCAGCCTGAGCCGCCGCTCGCTGTTGCAGCGCCTGCCACTCGTCGCCCTGGCGGGCGGACTCCACATTCACGTGCGCGGTGAGGATGCCAGGAAGATCTGGATGACGGGTAATCCCGTGATCGACAAGGCCCGCGAAGTCGCGCTGAACATCCTCAAGCCCACGCAGGCCCAGATCGAGCATGCCTGGGAGCTGCACTTCCAGTCACTGGTGTTTGAATCCTACGGCTTCGCTCCACGCTTCGCCATCGATGGAGAACGCATCAGCCAGGCCATGGCCTCAGGCGCATCGCGAGATGAACTTGCCGACCTGCGTGAGTCCATGTCCATGAATCGCGGAGCCACCAGCGAGCGGGAACGCAAGGAGTTCTTTGACACCTTCCATGCCGCCGGGGTTGCGGTGGTGTTCCAGAATGCAGGCGAGGAAGGCAGCGACCCGCTCCGGCTCATCAAGCGGCTCGCGCATTTCACGCATGCGACAGACATGATGAAGCCACAGCTCACCAAGGTGGTGACGGTCGAGGACGCGCTGGCCGTGAAGAAGGCAGGGCATGTGGGCCTTTGCTTCACCGGCAATGGAGTGCCCCTGCGCCAGGAGTGGGAGAGCACCAAGGACGAGCTGCGCTTCATCCCGGTATTCCATGAGCTGGGTATTCGCATGATGCACCTCACCTACAACCGCCGCAATCCCATCGGCGATGGCGCAGGCGAACCGCACGACGGAGGCTTGAGCGACTTCGGCCACGCAGCGGTGGCAGAGATGAACCGCACCGGTGTGATCGTGGATGTCGCCCACAGCGGCTGGAAGACCGCGGGCGATGCGGCCAGGGCCTCAAGCAAACCCATGGTCGCGAGCCACACTTCTTGTGCCGATGTGTACCGCCACTTCCGTGGCAAGCCGGATGCCGTGATCAAGGCCATCTGCGATACCGACGGACTCGTGGGTATGTGCTGCATTCCCCGCTTCCTCGGCGGCTCAGGCGATATCAATGCGCTGCTCGACCACCTGGATCACATGATTAAGAAATTCGGCGCGCAATACACCGCCATCGGTGTGGACACAGCCTATGTGTCCCGCTTCGACAAGGAGGAACGATTGAAGATCAAGAAACGCCCCGATGGTTCCTCACCGCTTGGCGGCGCGGGAGATCGCTGGGAACATCTGTGGCCGAAAGATGACTTCCAGACCACGCTGGAGATGGATCAATCCATCGCGTGGACGAACTGGCCCATCTTCACCCTGGGCATGGTCATGCGCGGACACTCCGACGAAGCCATTCGCAAGGTGCTTGGTGAAAACGTGATGCGCGTACTGAAGGCGAATGCGGTCGCGGCGGCTTAG
- a CDS encoding DUF1501 domain-containing protein: MSSIIQPPSIVRCAGPMGRRGFMQIGLAGFASLGWPGLLKLRAENALKPASERTAVIMVWLPGGLSHIDTYDPKPEIGSEYRGPFSTIPTKVPGLHFTELMPMQARIADKFTVLRSMNQKAGGHPAGSMQMLSGDSDERDKPKPRLPDWMSVAYYLRNKAGGRSNPLPNYVGVNPPLEYNGPAYLGDAYSPFSVTDDPSRPNFQVPNIGLSDEAETRRLNDRIALRKNLDRMERAFDREGELGALDQFEQQAMTLLTNPQTRDAFDLSREDARTRDRYGRNRWGQQLLLARRLVESGVEIVTSSLSGPLCGRVQNWDDHAVNHHVFDGLRFRMKNYDQAVSALIEDIYERGLGKKVLVVVTGEFGRTPKISFDRSTGAGDASAPAGTLQPGRDHWPRAFSNIWAGGGIQTGGIIGATDKRGEDVIERPCGPGDFLATIYHHLGIDSSKITINDFNGRPTPIVDHGKPIPELIA; encoded by the coding sequence ATGTCCTCCATCATCCAACCACCCTCCATCGTGCGCTGCGCCGGTCCCATGGGCCGTAGGGGATTCATGCAGATCGGGCTTGCGGGTTTTGCCTCACTCGGCTGGCCGGGCTTGCTCAAGCTGCGCGCGGAGAATGCTTTGAAACCCGCGAGCGAGCGCACTGCCGTGATCATGGTTTGGCTTCCCGGAGGTCTCTCACACATCGACACCTACGATCCCAAGCCGGAAATCGGCAGTGAGTACCGCGGCCCCTTCAGCACCATTCCCACCAAGGTTCCGGGGCTGCACTTCACCGAGCTCATGCCGATGCAGGCGCGCATCGCGGACAAGTTCACCGTGCTGCGCTCCATGAACCAGAAAGCAGGCGGGCATCCTGCCGGGTCCATGCAGATGCTCTCGGGTGATTCGGACGAACGCGACAAGCCCAAGCCGCGTCTTCCCGACTGGATGTCCGTTGCCTATTACCTGCGCAACAAGGCAGGCGGTCGCAGCAATCCCCTGCCCAACTACGTGGGCGTGAATCCCCCGCTGGAATACAACGGCCCGGCGTATCTCGGCGATGCATACTCGCCCTTCTCGGTCACGGATGATCCGAGCCGCCCCAATTTCCAGGTGCCGAACATTGGTCTCTCCGACGAAGCGGAAACACGCCGTCTGAACGATCGCATCGCCTTGCGCAAGAATCTGGATCGCATGGAGCGTGCCTTTGATCGCGAAGGCGAACTCGGCGCGCTCGATCAGTTCGAGCAGCAGGCCATGACCTTGCTCACCAATCCGCAGACGCGTGATGCCTTTGACCTCAGCCGTGAAGATGCACGCACACGCGATCGCTACGGACGCAATCGCTGGGGACAGCAACTCCTCCTCGCCCGCCGTCTTGTGGAGTCCGGCGTGGAGATCGTCACCAGCAGTCTTAGCGGCCCTCTCTGTGGTCGTGTGCAAAACTGGGATGACCATGCGGTGAATCATCACGTGTTCGATGGTCTGCGCTTCCGCATGAAGAACTACGACCAGGCCGTCTCCGCTCTCATTGAGGACATCTACGAACGAGGCCTCGGCAAGAAGGTGCTCGTGGTGGTGACGGGAGAATTCGGCCGCACGCCGAAGATCAGCTTTGATCGCAGCACCGGCGCTGGCGATGCCAGCGCGCCTGCAGGCACACTGCAACCGGGTCGCGACCACTGGCCGCGCGCTTTCTCGAACATCTGGGCCGGTGGTGGCATCCAGACGGGCGGCATCATCGGCGCCACAGACAAGCGCGGGGAAGACGTCATCGAGCGCCCCTGCGGCCCGGGAGACTTCCTTGCGACGATCTACCACCACCTGGGCATCGACTCTTCCAAGATCACCATCAACGACTTCAACGGGCGCCCCACACCGATCGTGGATCATGGCAAACCCATCCCCGAACTGATCGCGTGA
- a CDS encoding c-type cytochrome domain-containing protein, which produces MKVRFPSQLKRPRHLAALVVHAAVLQATATLQATTPDFYQDVFPFLKANCISCHNKTTTKAGLNMETPELMKKGGDSGPSIVPGKSAESLIVLASQHKEDMEMPPKNNKSGAVDLTPAELEILKAWIDQGAKDSVQQERHVVLTSPSASVDPIYTVAMTRDGRYAACGRSNQIFLYDLAQRKFISKLSDGKAKDASAHRALVQTLDFSPDGTRLASGSFREVNIWKREASAAAVPRHPDAALNITICEATPNGEHLVAVNKSGDVLLLKAADGSVVKKAGNLGSTEVKQIEASREGTLLAIHSGNDMLQVWSLQDGTAKALPVTIAGLQKLAWSQDGKSIITAGADGIMRAWALPADSNSPLVKGKDLKGAAGTITSIIAGPATDQLFVASNDGKVRLWSITEAKVLRELPIPAVQSLDLSSDGKQLACGTSDGAVRIWDLATNKQAAELRGSLPTSRRITELDLAIARQALEQEYQRSQVTKLEAQNKALDELLKKANETIDSVKKSLPEKQKALPPAQEAAAAAKKALDEASAKLTSGTTDGKADAALEKERVAAQEKYDTAVKAETSAQAALSAAEQNIKDAQAEEKRISDTKVRNTQELTAANAAIDVAKKAQDQATADLTAAKASLTKPGAGTVTVRFSRDAQLLATTSSDGTCSVWAISSSALVSQSISQGFAPTNITAQADGTFIASASNGASMKLNQPDSWKLERVLDKGKDGAFFADRVNAVRFSPDGKMLATGSGEPSRSGDINIFDVASGNVLHTWKEHHDDTVLCLDFSPDGKLLASGAADKIARVTEISSRKRVNLFEGHTHHVMGIAFRADGRVLASAGADGIVTTWDMAMGERIKKIQGWTKEVTSLQFIGATSKIVTSSGDNLVRIVNDSGSEVRAMSRLPDFMQSAASTPDGTLIVAGGEDSVLRIWDGASGKELAVFGGNPASTP; this is translated from the coding sequence ATGAAGGTTCGATTCCCATCGCAGTTGAAGCGCCCCCGGCATCTGGCCGCATTGGTGGTGCATGCTGCGGTGCTGCAAGCCACGGCCACACTCCAGGCAACCACGCCGGACTTCTATCAGGATGTCTTCCCCTTCCTGAAGGCGAACTGCATTTCCTGCCACAACAAGACCACCACGAAAGCCGGGCTGAATATGGAGACGCCCGAGCTCATGAAAAAGGGCGGTGACTCCGGCCCCAGCATTGTCCCCGGCAAAAGTGCGGAGAGTCTCATTGTCCTCGCGTCTCAGCACAAAGAGGACATGGAGATGCCGCCGAAGAACAACAAGTCCGGCGCCGTGGATCTCACGCCAGCTGAACTGGAGATACTGAAGGCTTGGATCGATCAGGGCGCGAAGGACTCTGTACAGCAAGAGCGGCACGTGGTACTCACGTCGCCTTCGGCCAGTGTGGATCCTATCTACACGGTTGCGATGACCCGTGACGGACGCTACGCCGCCTGCGGAAGATCGAACCAGATCTTCCTCTACGATCTCGCGCAGAGAAAATTCATCAGCAAGCTCTCTGACGGAAAAGCAAAAGATGCCTCCGCGCACCGCGCCTTGGTGCAGACACTCGATTTCAGTCCGGATGGCACCCGTCTCGCGTCCGGAAGTTTCCGCGAAGTGAACATCTGGAAGCGTGAAGCCAGCGCTGCAGCCGTTCCGCGTCATCCTGATGCTGCGCTCAACATCACCATTTGTGAAGCCACCCCGAATGGTGAACATCTCGTCGCCGTGAACAAGAGCGGCGATGTGCTTCTGCTGAAAGCTGCGGATGGCTCTGTGGTGAAGAAGGCAGGTAACCTTGGAAGCACTGAGGTAAAGCAGATCGAGGCCTCACGAGAGGGCACTCTGCTCGCCATCCATTCGGGGAATGACATGCTCCAGGTTTGGAGTCTTCAAGACGGTACTGCAAAGGCTCTGCCTGTGACCATCGCAGGGCTTCAAAAGCTGGCGTGGTCTCAAGACGGCAAATCGATCATCACTGCGGGCGCAGATGGAATCATGCGCGCATGGGCACTCCCCGCAGACAGCAACTCGCCCCTCGTGAAGGGCAAAGACCTTAAGGGAGCCGCGGGAACCATCACATCCATCATTGCCGGACCTGCCACCGACCAGCTGTTTGTCGCAAGCAACGACGGCAAAGTGCGCCTGTGGAGCATCACCGAAGCCAAGGTTCTCCGTGAGCTGCCCATCCCTGCCGTACAAAGTCTGGACCTCTCCTCCGATGGAAAGCAGCTGGCCTGCGGTACGAGCGACGGCGCCGTTCGCATTTGGGATCTCGCGACAAACAAACAAGCAGCAGAGTTGCGCGGAAGCCTCCCCACCTCCCGTCGCATCACCGAACTGGACCTTGCGATCGCGCGGCAGGCGCTGGAGCAGGAGTATCAGCGTTCCCAAGTCACGAAGCTGGAAGCGCAGAACAAGGCACTGGATGAACTGCTCAAGAAGGCCAACGAAACCATCGACTCGGTGAAGAAGTCCCTGCCAGAGAAGCAGAAGGCCCTGCCACCCGCACAAGAAGCGGCAGCAGCAGCGAAAAAGGCATTGGACGAAGCCTCAGCGAAATTGACCTCGGGCACCACGGACGGCAAAGCAGATGCTGCCTTGGAGAAAGAACGCGTCGCAGCCCAGGAGAAATATGACACGGCGGTGAAGGCAGAGACGTCCGCCCAGGCAGCACTCAGCGCCGCAGAGCAAAACATCAAGGATGCACAGGCGGAGGAGAAACGCATCAGCGATACCAAGGTGCGCAACACCCAGGAACTCACGGCTGCCAATGCTGCGATTGATGTGGCAAAAAAAGCACAGGATCAGGCGACGGCAGATCTCACCGCGGCGAAGGCTTCTCTCACCAAACCGGGTGCAGGCACCGTCACGGTTCGTTTCTCGCGGGACGCCCAGCTGCTCGCCACGACCTCCAGTGATGGCACCTGCAGTGTGTGGGCCATCTCTTCCAGTGCGTTGGTTTCGCAATCCATCAGCCAGGGCTTTGCTCCCACCAACATCACCGCTCAAGCGGACGGCACCTTTATCGCCTCGGCTTCGAATGGCGCTTCGATGAAGCTCAACCAGCCGGACTCATGGAAGCTGGAGCGTGTGCTGGACAAAGGCAAGGATGGCGCCTTTTTCGCGGATCGCGTGAATGCCGTGCGCTTCAGCCCGGATGGCAAGATGCTGGCCACGGGCAGTGGCGAGCCTTCACGCTCGGGAGATATCAACATCTTCGATGTCGCTTCAGGAAATGTCCTGCACACATGGAAAGAGCATCATGACGACACCGTGCTGTGTCTCGACTTCTCGCCAGACGGCAAGCTCCTGGCATCTGGTGCTGCGGACAAGATCGCCCGCGTCACTGAAATCTCGAGCCGTAAGCGCGTGAACCTCTTCGAGGGCCACACGCATCATGTCATGGGAATCGCCTTCCGCGCCGACGGCCGCGTGCTCGCCTCCGCGGGAGCGGATGGCATCGTGACCACGTGGGACATGGCCATGGGTGAGCGCATCAAGAAGATTCAGGGCTGGACCAAGGAGGTCACTTCTTTGCAGTTCATCGGTGCCACCAGCAAGATCGTCACGTCGTCCGGCGACAACCTCGTGCGCATCGTGAATGACAGCGGCAGCGAGGTGCGTGCCATGTCCCGACTCCCCGATTTCATGCAGTCCGCCGCCAGCACGCCAGACGGCACACTCATCGTCGCCGGCGGTGAAGACAGTGTGCTACGCATCTGGGATGGCGCCAGCGGCAAGGAGCTCGCTGTATTCGGCGGCAACCCAGCCAGCACTCCGTAA
- a CDS encoding serine protease: MFRKFKTALPCALGLAALSIPAMLTAQQVCLPAPRLLTTMPMGGQAGTDVEVTITGENLEDISALTFSTPKITAKPVLNAEGKSVEGKFLVNIAADAPVGVYDARVTSRLGVSSARAFSVSKVQELTRSKPNTTLETAMALPTNAICNATMTAKAVDYYAFQAVKGKRVAVDCAAVGIDSKLRPVVIIADAQGRDLLVNRTGGVLDFTPKEDGNCIIKVHALTFKGGADHFYRLSLVEVPGDEPAPRQPATQMVSAMSWPPQDLAATSPSKETEPNNLPAQVQKITLPYDGAGSFFPAADVDTYEFSARKGEVWWVEVASERLGLDTDPFVLVQRVTKDGEKETLTDVAELYDIASPMKLSSNGYSYDGPPYDAGSPDVLGKVEIKEDGIYRLAVRDLFGGTRNEPGNIYRLLVRQAAPDFSLAAWAVHMTLRNGDRNALSKPIALRAGASVAFEVVAIRRDGFDGDIELEMKNLPPGVTATGLKIPAGKVQGWMIISADTDAKAAFSVAEMMGSAQIDGIKITRPCRVASMEWASKDGKQEIPSPRLMADVPVSVTDSEAAPVTIAAAEEKVWEATAGQTLKIPLKAAWRNEFTDGVLKLKAYATPLGTVKEVDLPIKAAGADLVLDLATMKTTPGDYTIALYGSAVSKYRYNPEGVKTAESEQKKAEQELVALTASTKKLSDEAANAPAEKKSEMAGALKSATEKQRQAEAMMTQASTRMKAATTTATPKDTVDIIVSRPIRISVKPAAPATPAVVASPKA, encoded by the coding sequence ATGTTCCGGAAGTTCAAGACTGCATTGCCCTGTGCGCTGGGCCTGGCTGCCCTCAGCATCCCTGCGATGCTCACGGCCCAACAGGTATGCCTTCCCGCACCGCGTCTTCTCACCACCATGCCCATGGGTGGCCAGGCAGGCACGGATGTGGAGGTGACCATCACGGGCGAGAATCTGGAAGACATCAGCGCGCTCACTTTCTCCACGCCGAAGATCACCGCGAAGCCAGTGCTCAATGCAGAAGGAAAAAGTGTGGAGGGCAAGTTCCTCGTGAACATCGCCGCAGATGCACCCGTGGGCGTCTATGATGCGCGTGTAACCTCGCGACTGGGCGTTTCCTCCGCACGCGCGTTCTCTGTCAGCAAGGTGCAGGAACTCACGCGCTCCAAGCCGAACACCACGTTGGAAACTGCCATGGCACTTCCCACGAATGCCATCTGCAACGCCACCATGACCGCGAAGGCCGTGGACTACTATGCATTCCAGGCCGTGAAAGGAAAGCGTGTGGCCGTCGACTGTGCAGCGGTGGGCATCGACTCGAAGCTGCGTCCCGTGGTCATCATCGCTGATGCACAGGGCCGCGACCTTCTCGTGAATCGCACCGGCGGCGTGCTGGACTTCACTCCGAAGGAAGATGGGAACTGCATCATCAAGGTGCACGCCCTCACCTTCAAAGGCGGCGCGGATCACTTTTATCGTCTCTCACTGGTCGAAGTCCCTGGCGATGAGCCCGCGCCGCGCCAGCCAGCGACACAGATGGTAAGCGCCATGTCCTGGCCACCACAAGATCTCGCGGCCACATCTCCTTCCAAAGAAACCGAGCCGAACAACCTGCCTGCCCAAGTGCAGAAGATCACGCTTCCCTACGATGGCGCAGGCAGCTTCTTCCCCGCGGCAGATGTGGATACCTATGAATTCTCCGCAAGGAAAGGAGAGGTGTGGTGGGTGGAAGTTGCCTCTGAACGTCTCGGTCTCGACACGGATCCCTTCGTGCTTGTCCAACGCGTCACCAAGGATGGCGAGAAGGAGACACTCACGGATGTGGCCGAGCTGTATGACATCGCGAGCCCCATGAAGCTCTCCAGCAACGGATATTCCTACGATGGACCTCCCTACGACGCAGGTTCACCAGATGTTCTTGGCAAAGTGGAAATCAAAGAAGATGGCATCTATCGCCTCGCTGTGCGCGATCTCTTCGGCGGCACGCGCAACGAACCCGGAAATATCTACCGTCTTCTCGTGCGTCAGGCGGCGCCAGACTTCTCCCTCGCTGCCTGGGCCGTGCACATGACCCTGCGCAATGGCGATCGCAACGCCCTCTCCAAACCCATCGCACTCCGTGCTGGAGCAAGTGTGGCCTTCGAAGTCGTGGCCATTCGCCGCGATGGATTCGATGGCGACATCGAACTTGAGATGAAGAACTTGCCACCCGGCGTGACTGCCACGGGGTTGAAGATTCCCGCAGGCAAAGTGCAGGGCTGGATGATCATCAGTGCGGACACGGATGCGAAGGCGGCCTTCTCTGTCGCGGAGATGATGGGCTCCGCACAAATCGACGGAATCAAGATCACGCGTCCCTGCCGTGTGGCATCCATGGAGTGGGCATCAAAGGATGGGAAACAGGAGATTCCCAGCCCGCGACTCATGGCGGACGTGCCTGTATCCGTGACGGACTCCGAGGCCGCGCCAGTCACCATCGCGGCGGCGGAGGAAAAGGTTTGGGAGGCAACCGCAGGTCAGACGTTGAAGATCCCTCTCAAAGCCGCCTGGCGAAATGAATTCACCGATGGCGTGCTCAAGCTCAAAGCTTATGCCACGCCCCTCGGCACCGTGAAGGAGGTCGACCTTCCCATCAAAGCCGCCGGTGCAGACTTGGTACTGGACCTCGCCACCATGAAGACGACTCCAGGCGACTACACGATCGCCTTGTATGGCAGCGCCGTGAGCAAGTATCGCTACAATCCGGAGGGTGTGAAAACCGCAGAATCCGAGCAGAAGAAGGCTGAACAGGAGCTCGTCGCTCTCACGGCCAGCACCAAGAAGCTCAGCGATGAAGCCGCCAACGCGCCTGCTGAAAAGAAGAGCGAGATGGCTGGCGCTCTCAAGTCCGCCACTGAAAAGCAAAGGCAGGCGGAAGCGATGATGACCCAGGCCAGCACCCGCATGAAGGCCGCCACCACCACCGCCACACCGAAGGACACCGTGGACATCATTGTCTCCCGCCCCATCCGCATTTCCGTGAAGCCAGCCGCACCCGCAACTCCAGCCGTAGTGGCATCGCCCAAGGCCTGA
- a CDS encoding DUF1549 and DUF1553 domain-containing protein → MTALTPAVQAGESRPLTFVRDIAPILTKASCNTGACHAKADVGQRGFRLSLLGFEPQEDFEHIVKEGKGRRVFPAAPEQSLLVLKAANIVPHGGGKQLEPGSENFETLVRWIREGMAYGTETDAKLLSIEVEPKRISMKMHASQQLKVTARYSDGASRDVTRMALYEGNETSMVEAGGAGLVQTLDIPGNVAVMVRYAGMVTVCSVSIPLGAPMDHLPASQNFIDDLAFANLKRIGIPPSPVSDDATFLRRVSLDIAGRLPTAEEARSFLASQDPDKRDKAIDSLLTSPDYADYFANKWTALLKNKRDDAADITANFAFHAWMRDSLLANKPYDEIVRQILAATGTIVANPAVAWYKRVKEPNQQIEDVAQLFLGVRMQCAQCHHHPFERWSQHDYYSLAAFFSQVGRKPTAIAGEDLIFHKRGIAQYENKKTRQSVKPAALGAPTQDILPDEDPRLRLADWMSDKANPFFAKALVNRYWKHFFKRGLVEPEDDMRDTNPPTNPELLDALAKHFVDSGFDLRALVKAITQSRTYQLSAMPNDHNGVDRQNFSHYYPKRMQAEVLLDALDQVSGARSDFADLPPGTRAISLPDNSYNRASPFLKVFGRPEGTSVCECERVQSSSLAQSLHLMNASDVKAKLAAREGRAERLSKAESSEPARVRELYFATFAREPDPEEMRIAVEHLSKPRTDANGKLLDTQTSKRQAFEDLIWALVNTKEFLFNH, encoded by the coding sequence TTGACGGCTTTGACCCCTGCTGTCCAGGCCGGTGAATCGCGTCCGCTGACATTTGTACGGGACATCGCACCCATCCTGACCAAGGCGAGCTGCAACACAGGCGCATGTCATGCCAAAGCGGATGTGGGCCAGCGCGGGTTCCGGCTTTCGCTCCTGGGCTTTGAGCCGCAGGAGGACTTCGAGCACATCGTGAAGGAGGGGAAAGGTCGCCGCGTCTTCCCCGCCGCGCCCGAGCAAAGCTTATTGGTGCTGAAGGCAGCGAACATCGTGCCCCATGGCGGCGGCAAACAGCTTGAGCCTGGTTCGGAGAATTTCGAAACACTCGTGCGCTGGATCCGTGAAGGCATGGCATATGGCACGGAAACCGACGCGAAGCTTCTTTCCATTGAAGTCGAGCCGAAACGCATCTCGATGAAGATGCATGCCTCGCAACAACTCAAGGTGACCGCACGCTATTCAGACGGCGCGTCACGCGATGTCACACGCATGGCCCTGTATGAGGGCAACGAAACGAGCATGGTCGAAGCCGGTGGCGCGGGTCTGGTGCAGACGCTCGACATCCCCGGCAACGTAGCCGTGATGGTGCGCTACGCCGGCATGGTCACGGTATGCAGCGTCTCCATTCCGCTGGGTGCGCCGATGGATCACCTGCCGGCCTCGCAGAATTTCATCGACGACCTCGCCTTTGCCAACCTGAAGCGCATCGGCATCCCGCCCTCGCCCGTGAGCGATGACGCTACCTTTCTGCGCCGCGTATCGCTCGACATCGCGGGACGACTTCCCACCGCGGAAGAAGCCAGGAGCTTCCTCGCGAGTCAGGATCCTGACAAACGGGACAAGGCTATCGATTCCCTGCTCACCAGCCCCGACTACGCGGACTACTTCGCAAACAAGTGGACGGCGCTGCTGAAGAACAAGCGTGACGACGCGGCAGACATCACCGCGAACTTCGCCTTCCACGCGTGGATGCGCGACAGCCTGTTGGCGAACAAGCCCTATGATGAAATCGTGCGCCAGATCCTCGCGGCGACGGGCACGATCGTGGCGAATCCCGCCGTGGCCTGGTACAAGCGGGTGAAGGAACCCAACCAGCAGATTGAAGACGTGGCACAGCTTTTCCTCGGTGTGCGCATGCAGTGTGCGCAGTGCCACCATCATCCCTTTGAGCGCTGGAGCCAGCATGACTACTACAGCCTCGCTGCCTTCTTCAGCCAGGTGGGGCGCAAACCCACAGCGATCGCAGGTGAAGATCTGATCTTCCACAAACGCGGCATCGCCCAGTATGAAAACAAGAAGACACGCCAGTCGGTGAAGCCTGCCGCTCTGGGTGCTCCTACGCAGGACATTCTGCCGGATGAAGACCCGCGCCTTCGTCTCGCGGACTGGATGAGCGACAAGGCAAACCCCTTCTTCGCCAAGGCGCTGGTGAATCGCTACTGGAAGCACTTCTTCAAGCGCGGCCTCGTAGAGCCCGAGGATGACATGCGCGATACCAATCCGCCCACCAATCCCGAACTGCTCGACGCGCTCGCGAAGCACTTCGTGGACAGCGGCTTCGACCTCCGGGCATTGGTGAAGGCCATCACGCAGAGCCGCACCTATCAGCTCAGTGCGATGCCCAATGATCACAACGGGGTCGATCGCCAGAACTTCTCCCACTACTACCCCAAGCGCATGCAGGCCGAGGTATTGCTGGATGCCCTGGACCAGGTCTCTGGCGCGCGCTCGGACTTCGCCGACCTGCCTCCGGGCACACGTGCCATCTCACTCCCTGACAACAGCTACAATCGCGCCTCGCCATTCCTCAAGGTCTTTGGTCGTCCCGAAGGCACCAGCGTGTGTGAGTGCGAGCGAGTGCAGTCCTCCAGTCTCGCACAGAGTTTGCACCTCATGAATGCCTCGGATGTGAAAGCAAAGCTCGCCGCCAGGGAAGGACGCGCGGAGCGGCTCTCCAAAGCAGAATCCTCAGAGCCTGCACGCGTGCGTGAACTCTACTTCGCCACCTTCGCACGTGAACCTGATCCCGAGGAGATGCGTATCGCCGTGGAACACCTCTCCAAGCCCCGCACCGATGCGAACGGCAAACTGCTCGATACGCAAACGTCGAAGCGGCAGGCCTTCGAAGACCTCATCTGGGCGCTGGTGAATACCAAGGAGTTTCTTTTCAACCACTGA
- a CDS encoding cupin domain-containing protein, with protein MTINQLSAQAPFTTKDGSTIRSILDRTNAPVEMQSLAEATVPAGTATQRHYHKVSEEFYFILEGHGLMEINGETQNVGPGDAILIPRTAWHQITANAGSTLRFLCCCAPPYAHEDTYFE; from the coding sequence ATGACCATCAACCAGCTCTCTGCACAAGCCCCCTTCACCACGAAGGATGGCTCCACCATCCGCAGCATCCTTGATCGCACCAATGCGCCCGTGGAAATGCAGAGCCTCGCGGAAGCCACCGTCCCTGCAGGCACGGCCACCCAGCGTCACTACCACAAGGTGAGCGAGGAGTTCTATTTCATCCTCGAAGGTCACGGCCTGATGGAAATCAATGGCGAGACTCAAAACGTCGGCCCCGGCGATGCCATCCTGATTCCCCGCACCGCGTGGCATCAGATCACCGCGAATGCGGGATCGACCCTCCGCTTCCTCTGCTGTTGCGCCCCGCCGTATGCGCATGAGGACACTTATTTCGAATAA